The following proteins are co-located in the Diaphorobacter sp. HDW4B genome:
- a CDS encoding Arc family DNA-binding protein: MSRDDHQMKIRLPEELKNRIEKSAAEGGRTLNAEIVFRLERAYAIVEPEFQAAEQRFAEALLMQRYDSLQNQWRIERTRVETLRDRVDRLRRDREPQDVIDAATNELAMAEFDLKELATNRSLAMKELVALSKANLS, encoded by the coding sequence ATGAGCCGTGATGACCATCAAATGAAAATTCGGCTGCCCGAAGAATTGAAGAACCGCATTGAAAAGTCGGCAGCCGAAGGCGGAAGAACCTTGAACGCAGAAATCGTGTTCAGGCTTGAGCGCGCTTATGCGATTGTTGAGCCTGAGTTTCAAGCGGCGGAGCAACGCTTTGCGGAAGCTCTTTTGATGCAGCGCTATGACTCCTTGCAGAATCAATGGCGTATTGAACGGACGCGAGTTGAGACGCTTCGGGATCGGGTGGACCGGCTTCGGAGAGATAGGGAGCCGCAAGACGTAATTGATGCAGCAACAAATGAGCTTGCAATGGCGGAGTTCGATCTGAAAGAACTCGCAACGAACCGAAGTCTTGCGATGAAAGAGCTTGTGGCGCTCAGTAAGGCGAATTTGTCCTAA
- the arsC gene encoding arsenate reductase (glutaredoxin) (This arsenate reductase requires both glutathione and glutaredoxin to convert arsenate to arsenite, after which the efflux transporter formed by ArsA and ArsB can extrude the arsenite from the cell, providing resistance.), giving the protein MTKHSSSTPSFTIYHNARCSNSRGALAILREHGIEPQIIDYIAEPLNVEQLKALIQKLNMPVRDVMRVKEATYLTLGLDAESVTDAQRLQAIATHPELLNRPIVVCGARALLCRPPEHVLEFFSS; this is encoded by the coding sequence ATGACCAAGCACTCTTCTTCCACTCCATCCTTCACCATCTATCACAACGCCCGCTGCAGCAATTCGCGCGGTGCGCTCGCCATCCTGCGAGAGCACGGTATCGAGCCGCAGATCATCGACTACATCGCCGAACCGCTGAATGTGGAGCAGCTCAAGGCGCTGATCCAGAAGCTGAACATGCCCGTGCGCGACGTGATGCGTGTCAAGGAAGCAACATACCTAACGCTGGGATTGGACGCCGAATCAGTCACAGATGCGCAACGTCTGCAGGCGATTGCCACGCATCCGGAACTGCTGAATCGTCCGATTGTGGTTTGTGGAGCGCGGGCCTTGCTGTGCCGACCACCTGAGCACGTTTTGGAGTTTTTTTCAAGTTAA
- a CDS encoding 1-acyl-sn-glycerol-3-phosphate acyltransferase — protein MLRSAIAVWRVLRLVIHAVHGLLVVLLRFPSLTPEQQQARIQAWSLQLLACAGVTLEVRGTPVVTGPALMVANHLSWLDIPVLHAARYCRFISKSDVKDWPIVGTLATAAGTLYIERASRRDALRMVQSMHDSLVQREVLAVFPEGTTGDGRELLPFHANLLQAAITADAPVQPIGLRFVDKATGAISYAPSYIGDETLLGSIWRTLVAKPIVAVIHYGEPERAQGQDRRVWSQHLHARVDELRKI, from the coding sequence ATGCTCAGATCGGCCATCGCCGTTTGGCGGGTATTGCGACTGGTGATCCATGCGGTGCATGGATTGCTGGTGGTGCTGCTGCGCTTTCCGAGTCTCACGCCCGAGCAGCAGCAGGCGCGCATTCAGGCGTGGTCGCTGCAGTTGCTGGCATGTGCCGGGGTCACGCTCGAAGTGCGCGGCACCCCGGTGGTGACGGGTCCCGCGCTGATGGTGGCCAACCATCTCTCGTGGCTCGACATTCCGGTGCTGCACGCGGCGCGTTACTGCCGCTTCATCTCCAAGTCGGACGTGAAGGACTGGCCCATCGTCGGCACGCTGGCGACGGCGGCGGGCACGCTGTACATCGAACGCGCTTCACGCCGTGATGCGTTGCGCATGGTGCAGAGCATGCACGACTCGCTGGTGCAGCGCGAGGTGCTGGCGGTCTTCCCGGAAGGCACCACGGGCGATGGCCGCGAGCTGCTGCCGTTCCATGCCAATCTGCTGCAAGCCGCCATCACTGCGGATGCGCCGGTGCAACCCATCGGCCTGCGCTTTGTGGACAAGGCCACGGGCGCGATCAGCTACGCCCCCAGCTACATCGGCGACGAGACCTTGCTTGGCTCCATCTGGCGCACGCTGGTGGCCAAGCCCATCGTGGCCGTGATTCACTACGGTGAACCCGAGCGCGCGCAAGGCCAGGATCGCCGTGTGTGGAGCCAGCATCTGCACGCAAGAGTGGACGAACTGCGCAAGATTTGA
- a CDS encoding DegQ family serine endoprotease — MNTILKTPRGLVAALLAAGVIGGAGAGLATAHFASAQQTSIPAAVAAVPAGVPTTAALPSFAQITAQYGPAVVNISVSGTRHAGAGDSDDDDETPAAAQQQQQQRIDPNDPFYQFFRQFGLPGPGMQQRQAPRDVPVRGEGSGFIVSADGLVLTNAHVVKDADTVTVKLTDRREFKAKVLGADPKTDVAVLKIDAKDLPTVKLGDTKAMNVGDWVLAIGSPFGFENSVTAGVVSAKGRSLPDDSAVPFIQTDVAVNPGNSGGPLFNARGEVVGINSQIYSRSGGYQGLSFAIPIEVASKVQQQIVATGKVEHAKLGVAVQEVNQTLADSFGLDKPEGALVSNVEKGGPADKAGLQSGDVIRSVNGQKIVASGDLPAIVGMATPGSKIDMEVWRQGKRESLSATLGNASDKATKVASKDDKAARGKLGVSLRPLQPDERKQVGVDAGLLIERAQGPAAKAGIQPGDVLLAINGTPAKDVEQVRAAIAKAGKSVALLVQRDGSRIFVPVQLG, encoded by the coding sequence ATGAACACGATTTTGAAGACTCCGCGTGGATTGGTCGCTGCACTGCTCGCTGCAGGCGTGATCGGTGGCGCGGGCGCTGGTTTGGCGACTGCGCACTTCGCCAGTGCTCAGCAGACATCCATCCCCGCCGCCGTGGCGGCTGTTCCCGCAGGCGTGCCCACGACGGCTGCATTGCCGAGTTTTGCGCAGATCACCGCGCAATATGGCCCTGCGGTGGTCAACATCAGCGTGAGCGGCACGCGCCATGCAGGTGCGGGTGACAGCGATGATGACGACGAAACACCCGCTGCGGCGCAGCAGCAACAGCAGCAACGCATCGATCCCAACGATCCGTTCTACCAGTTCTTCCGCCAGTTCGGGCTTCCTGGTCCTGGCATGCAGCAGCGTCAGGCACCGCGTGATGTGCCTGTGCGCGGCGAAGGTTCGGGCTTCATCGTGAGCGCCGATGGGCTGGTGCTGACCAACGCGCATGTGGTCAAGGATGCCGACACGGTGACCGTGAAACTCACGGACCGCCGCGAGTTCAAGGCCAAGGTGCTGGGTGCCGATCCCAAGACCGATGTGGCGGTGCTCAAGATCGATGCCAAGGACTTGCCGACGGTGAAACTGGGTGACACCAAGGCGATGAATGTGGGCGACTGGGTGCTTGCGATCGGCTCGCCGTTCGGCTTTGAAAACAGCGTGACGGCGGGCGTTGTCAGCGCCAAGGGGCGTTCGTTGCCCGACGACAGCGCCGTGCCATTCATCCAGACCGATGTGGCGGTGAACCCCGGTAACTCGGGTGGTCCGCTGTTCAATGCGCGCGGCGAAGTGGTGGGCATCAACTCGCAGATCTACAGCCGCTCGGGCGGTTATCAAGGCCTGTCGTTTGCGATTCCGATCGAGGTGGCTTCCAAAGTGCAGCAGCAGATCGTTGCCACCGGCAAGGTTGAACATGCCAAGCTGGGCGTGGCGGTGCAGGAAGTGAACCAGACGCTGGCCGATTCGTTTGGTCTCGACAAGCCCGAAGGCGCGTTGGTTTCCAACGTGGAAAAGGGCGGGCCTGCCGACAAGGCGGGACTGCAATCCGGCGACGTGATCCGCAGCGTGAACGGCCAGAAGATCGTGGCTTCGGGCGATCTGCCTGCCATCGTCGGCATGGCGACACCGGGCTCGAAGATCGACATGGAAGTGTGGCGTCAGGGCAAGCGCGAGAGCCTCTCCGCGACCTTGGGCAATGCCAGCGACAAGGCGACCAAAGTGGCGAGCAAGGACGACAAGGCAGCGCGCGGCAAGCTCGGCGTGTCGCTCAGGCCGCTGCAGCCCGACGAGCGCAAGCAGGTGGGCGTCGATGCGGGTCTGTTGATCGAGCGGGCGCAAGGCCCTGCGGCCAAGGCCGGTATCCAGCCGGGCGATGTGCTGCTGGCCATCAATGGCACTCCTGCCAAGGATGTGGAGCAGGTACGCGCGGCCATTGCCAAGGCGGGCAAGTCGGTGGCGCTGCTGGTGCAGCGCGATGGCTCGCGCATCTTTGTGCCAGTGCAGTTAGGATAA
- a CDS encoding pirin family protein — translation MNDSTTSSPQHLPTRIADVGGIPIHRAIPQRALRKVGAWCFLDHAGPADPAPPGMQVGPHPHIGLQTFTWMIRGEVLHRDSLGSEQIIRPGQVNLMTAGRGIAHSEESQEPWHIHATQLWIALPDAHRFCEPRFQHYPDLPTTRVGDFEATVLAGEALRLTAPAEVHSPLMGVDLHATDMASDASGVMPLRQDFEHAVLALSGRVSVNGEVLPEEQLLYIPQGTASIALECAPGSRLIVIGGEPMDEAIIIWWNFVARTSEEVHEAREQWEAHLRGDDGERGEPSRFGLPVASPLTPTHAPSLDGMSLRASK, via the coding sequence ATGAACGACTCAACGACATCTTCCCCGCAGCATCTGCCCACCCGCATTGCCGATGTGGGCGGTATTCCGATTCATCGCGCCATTCCGCAACGTGCGCTGCGCAAGGTGGGCGCGTGGTGTTTTCTCGATCACGCAGGCCCCGCTGATCCCGCGCCGCCTGGCATGCAGGTTGGCCCGCATCCGCACATTGGTCTGCAGACCTTCACCTGGATGATTCGCGGCGAAGTTCTGCATCGGGACAGTCTCGGTTCTGAACAGATCATCCGTCCCGGTCAGGTCAATTTGATGACAGCGGGACGCGGCATCGCGCACTCCGAAGAAAGCCAGGAGCCATGGCATATCCACGCGACGCAGCTGTGGATTGCACTGCCCGATGCGCACCGCTTTTGCGAGCCGCGTTTCCAGCACTATCCCGATCTTCCGACAACCCGCGTGGGTGATTTCGAAGCGACGGTACTCGCTGGCGAAGCATTGAGACTCACCGCACCTGCCGAGGTGCATTCGCCGCTCATGGGCGTGGACTTGCACGCGACGGACATGGCAAGCGATGCCAGCGGCGTCATGCCACTGCGCCAGGATTTCGAGCATGCCGTGCTCGCTCTATCGGGCCGCGTGAGCGTGAACGGCGAGGTGCTGCCTGAAGAACAACTGCTCTATATCCCGCAGGGCACGGCAAGCATCGCGCTGGAGTGCGCACCGGGCAGCCGTCTCATCGTGATCGGCGGCGAACCCATGGACGAGGCCATCATCATCTGGTGGAACTTTGTGGCGCGCACTTCCGAAGAAGTGCACGAGGCGCGCGAGCAATGGGAGGCGCATCTGCGCGGCGACGATGGCGAACGCGGCGAGCCATCGCGCTTTGGCCTGCCGGTCGCATCGCCGTTGACGCCCACGCACGCCCCGTCGCTTGACGGCATGTCGCTGCGCGCCTCGAAGTAG
- a CDS encoding ATP-binding protein, whose protein sequence is MKTPRAPISTSLGKRLLLFICAAIALTALLQAAFAYRNALAQTDTLFDYQMQQTAFALRAGLPVDAKGRAQGTPAEDENHEFIVQVWTNEGLRIFESALGAALPQNAVLGFSDVPARRTMYRVFSLQTRSQVIQVAQDMRVRRELARDAAWQSLLPIALLAPLLALVVWWVVRSSLAPVQRVRRDIASRRPQDLSPVATEGLPDEVLPLVNELNELLARMQRAFEAQQHFVADAAHELRSPLAALRLQVQGLQRAPDDASRAQAASRLVSGIDRATKLVEQLMVLARQEESAASGAVHLPVRLDEIATQAVVDAAPFAAQRHIDLGLPEADAVTVSGQADALRVLMRNLIDNAIKYTPEKGTVDVRVQARASEAWLIVDDSGPGIPEDQRADAMRRFHRAVQEGAAQVQGSGLGLAIIETIARAHGASVSLETAPELGGLRVVVRMPCSHGESTGTTA, encoded by the coding sequence ATGAAAACGCCGCGCGCTCCGATTTCCACGTCGTTAGGCAAACGGCTGCTGCTTTTCATTTGCGCGGCGATTGCTCTCACAGCCTTGCTGCAAGCGGCTTTCGCGTATCGCAATGCCCTCGCGCAGACCGACACCTTGTTTGATTATCAGATGCAGCAGACCGCATTTGCGCTCAGGGCGGGCCTGCCGGTGGATGCGAAAGGACGCGCACAGGGAACGCCTGCGGAAGACGAGAATCATGAGTTCATCGTGCAGGTATGGACCAACGAAGGCCTGCGGATTTTTGAATCCGCGTTGGGTGCGGCGCTTCCGCAGAATGCGGTGCTGGGTTTTTCCGATGTGCCTGCGCGCCGCACCATGTACCGGGTGTTTTCGCTGCAGACGCGCTCGCAGGTGATTCAGGTGGCGCAGGACATGCGTGTGCGACGCGAACTGGCGCGCGATGCAGCGTGGCAAAGTCTTTTGCCGATTGCGTTGTTGGCACCCCTGCTGGCATTGGTGGTCTGGTGGGTGGTGCGTTCGTCGCTGGCACCGGTGCAGCGCGTGCGCCGTGACATCGCGTCGCGGCGTCCGCAGGACCTTTCACCCGTTGCCACGGAAGGCCTGCCGGACGAGGTGCTGCCTTTGGTGAATGAGCTCAACGAACTGCTGGCCCGCATGCAGCGCGCGTTTGAAGCGCAGCAGCATTTTGTGGCCGATGCTGCGCACGAGCTGCGCTCGCCGTTGGCGGCGTTGCGCCTGCAAGTGCAGGGCTTGCAGCGTGCACCGGACGATGCCTCGCGCGCGCAGGCTGCATCGCGTCTTGTGTCGGGGATTGACCGAGCGACCAAGCTCGTCGAGCAACTCATGGTGCTGGCACGCCAAGAGGAAAGTGCTGCGTCGGGTGCGGTTCATCTGCCTGTGCGACTGGACGAGATCGCCACGCAAGCCGTGGTGGATGCAGCGCCCTTTGCCGCGCAGCGTCATATCGATCTGGGCTTGCCCGAGGCAGATGCCGTTACCGTGTCAGGGCAGGCCGATGCGTTGCGTGTTCTCATGCGCAATCTCATCGACAACGCCATCAAGTACACGCCAGAAAAAGGTACGGTGGATGTGCGTGTACAGGCGAGAGCATCGGAGGCATGGCTGATCGTGGACGACAGCGGCCCCGGCATTCCCGAAGACCAGCGTGCCGATGCCATGCGGCGCTTTCATCGCGCGGTGCAGGAAGGCGCGGCGCAAGTGCAGGGCAGTGGACTGGGCCTTGCGATCATCGAGACGATTGCGCGCGCCCATGGCGCGAGCGTGTCGCTCGAAACCGCTCCGGAGCTTGGTGGCTTGCGCGTCGTGGTCCGCATGCCATGCAGTCATGGCGAATCCACAGGAACTACGGCCTAG
- a CDS encoding KilA-N domain-containing protein: MSNSVIVLEYDGMPVRFTEDGWFNATHVAAKFDKEPFDWLRQAETVKYIVALCKAMGNSGFVPEFNKINELAAQGKDVRRMLADLGKRTGLVRTKAGAPENGGGTWMHPKLGVPYARWLDVYFAVWCDMQIENILRGGATSPVALRMEYITGYHELHDVIQAKSVASSKPWASHMNVNKVINKTLEIQPGQRGSLPVGKLALATVAQQIACAAFAVAHDHHDGYENTKVALANLGKLLPSENPIVIEQTTHPPLRKKQKASSVNCQPSPEICMAPTAQNS, from the coding sequence ATGAGCAACTCCGTCATCGTCCTCGAATATGACGGCATGCCAGTACGTTTCACGGAAGACGGCTGGTTCAATGCGACTCATGTCGCTGCAAAGTTCGACAAAGAACCATTTGACTGGCTACGCCAAGCCGAAACGGTGAAATACATCGTCGCTCTTTGCAAGGCTATGGGCAATTCCGGTTTTGTACCGGAGTTCAACAAAATCAATGAGTTAGCCGCTCAAGGCAAGGATGTGCGCCGTATGTTGGCTGACCTCGGGAAGCGCACCGGGCTGGTGAGGACCAAGGCAGGAGCACCCGAGAACGGCGGCGGTACTTGGATGCACCCGAAACTTGGTGTCCCCTACGCTCGCTGGCTCGACGTGTACTTCGCCGTGTGGTGCGATATGCAGATTGAGAACATCCTTCGCGGCGGTGCAACCTCTCCAGTGGCACTGCGAATGGAGTACATCACTGGCTATCACGAACTCCATGACGTGATCCAGGCGAAGTCCGTTGCCTCCTCGAAGCCTTGGGCCTCACACATGAACGTGAACAAGGTCATCAACAAGACTCTTGAGATTCAACCGGGCCAACGCGGATCTTTGCCAGTAGGGAAGCTTGCTCTTGCAACGGTGGCGCAGCAGATCGCTTGTGCTGCGTTTGCAGTCGCCCACGATCATCATGACGGGTACGAAAACACGAAGGTGGCACTAGCAAATCTTGGCAAGTTGCTGCCGAGTGAGAACCCCATCGTGATCGAGCAGACCACTCATCCGCCTCTCCGAAAAAAGCAAAAGGCCAGCAGCGTCAACTGCCAGCCTTCGCCCGAAATCTGCATGGCGCCAACCGCGCAGAACTCTTAG
- a CDS encoding DUF4124 domain-containing protein — MWQTTTATALLGLFLTLPSFAQVYQCKDAGGKVSYSDAPCATHQTSRTVEEARSANEIQRERAQANEAIDRKQRNAQASREQQRLDLQQQARSTTDGGTTNPANSLQCAQARKEMDFVTSIRTLGESEQRVRTNAAITNVNAACGTNTPLMQEPTRVIIHQDANSQLQAPR, encoded by the coding sequence ATGTGGCAAACGACAACGGCGACAGCATTGTTGGGGCTTTTCCTGACACTCCCTTCATTCGCGCAGGTCTACCAATGCAAGGACGCCGGTGGCAAAGTAAGCTACTCCGATGCGCCTTGTGCGACGCACCAGACCAGTCGCACGGTGGAGGAAGCCAGGTCGGCCAATGAGATTCAGCGCGAACGTGCTCAGGCGAATGAGGCCATCGATCGCAAGCAGCGCAACGCTCAGGCCAGCCGCGAGCAGCAGCGACTCGATCTGCAGCAGCAGGCGCGCAGCACAACGGATGGCGGCACGACCAATCCAGCCAACTCGTTGCAGTGTGCTCAAGCGCGCAAGGAAATGGATTTCGTCACCAGCATTCGCACCTTGGGCGAAAGCGAGCAGCGTGTGCGCACCAATGCCGCCATCACGAATGTGAATGCGGCCTGCGGCACCAACACGCCATTGATGCAGGAGCCGACCCGGGTGATCATCCATCAGGATGCGAATTCCCAACTGCAAGCACCACGCTGA
- a CDS encoding Arc domain-containing protein, which produces MKANKTDAGQLKLRLQLPLKAWLQQQAAAARRSLSAEIELRLEESRKRQEKGISK; this is translated from the coding sequence GTGAAAGCGAACAAAACGGATGCTGGTCAGCTCAAGCTGCGGCTCCAGTTGCCGCTGAAAGCTTGGCTCCAGCAGCAAGCCGCAGCAGCACGAAGAAGCCTCTCAGCAGAGATCGAACTGCGGTTGGAAGAGTCCAGAAAACGTCAAGAGAAAGGAATCAGCAAATGA
- a CDS encoding ATP-binding cassette domain-containing protein: protein MQSNDCLGVTEFGAAFGTKVVLADLEFTLARNTITVLMGPSGSGKSTILHSLAGTYVDHPRYRSWGEVRYLGQPLSETNRPQLVQQRVRVVSGTVQDALVEHVREQLSLSPVALRQWCVDYLRDGGFPDLESLLDQPFTELTDVQMRAVAILREAAPKPALLLIDEPTAELDDYDAFLLVDLMRQLSRTMSLLVVTHHQKQARRLAHRVILVAGGRIQEARNTEDFFNAPITDAGAQFIRTGNCAVASLDADPLTLAEGVPAPAPLPAQALVDQAPRPDTEPAAMTATSLPGALPTLNAGLQIAPAAMASSSGPTGFLWVVPGTLAGAAMPGVVDDIDHDLALLKRVGITTLITLTERDIDQEALARHELKNVHLPVYDREAPSLGQIQMLLKRMEILVGRGEVLAVHCLGGLGRTGTVLTAWLIREGLTAQEALRRVRLLDPRYVQSAEQEAFLQQYEELILQKII from the coding sequence ATGCAAAGCAACGATTGCTTGGGAGTCACGGAATTTGGTGCTGCTTTTGGCACCAAAGTCGTTTTGGCGGATCTGGAATTCACTCTGGCCAGAAACACCATCACCGTGCTGATGGGGCCGTCCGGCTCGGGCAAATCCACCATCCTGCATTCGCTGGCTGGCACCTACGTCGATCACCCTCGCTATCGTTCGTGGGGCGAAGTGCGCTATCTCGGTCAGCCACTGTCTGAAACCAACCGCCCGCAGCTCGTTCAGCAGCGTGTGCGCGTCGTCTCCGGCACCGTGCAGGATGCGCTCGTCGAACATGTGCGCGAGCAGCTCAGCCTCTCGCCCGTGGCGCTGCGCCAATGGTGCGTGGACTACTTGCGCGACGGCGGCTTTCCCGATCTCGAATCGCTGCTCGACCAACCGTTCACCGAACTGACCGACGTGCAGATGCGCGCCGTCGCCATCCTGCGCGAAGCCGCGCCGAAACCAGCGCTGTTGCTGATCGACGAGCCCACCGCCGAACTCGATGACTACGATGCGTTTTTGCTGGTGGACCTGATGCGCCAGCTCTCGCGCACGATGTCTCTGCTCGTGGTCACGCACCACCAGAAGCAGGCACGCCGTTTGGCGCATCGCGTGATTTTGGTGGCCGGTGGCCGCATTCAGGAAGCGCGCAACACCGAAGATTTCTTCAACGCCCCGATCACCGACGCGGGCGCGCAATTCATTCGCACGGGCAACTGCGCCGTGGCCTCGCTCGATGCCGATCCGCTGACGCTGGCAGAAGGCGTTCCCGCACCGGCACCCTTGCCTGCGCAAGCCTTGGTGGATCAGGCTCCGCGCCCGGACACCGAACCCGCTGCGATGACGGCCACGTCGTTGCCCGGTGCCTTGCCTACATTGAATGCTGGCCTGCAGATCGCACCAGCGGCCATGGCGTCTTCCAGTGGCCCGACCGGCTTTCTCTGGGTCGTGCCGGGAACGCTCGCCGGTGCTGCCATGCCCGGCGTCGTGGACGACATCGACCATGACCTTGCGCTGCTCAAGCGCGTGGGCATCACCACGCTCATCACGCTGACCGAGCGCGACATCGATCAGGAAGCGCTGGCGCGTCACGAACTGAAGAACGTGCACTTGCCGGTCTATGACCGCGAGGCACCAAGCCTCGGGCAGATCCAGATGCTGCTCAAGCGCATGGAGATCCTGGTGGGCCGCGGCGAAGTGCTGGCCGTGCACTGCCTGGGCGGTCTGGGACGCACGGGCACCGTGCTCACCGCCTGGCTGATTCGTGAAGGCCTGACCGCACAAGAGGCCTTGCGCCGCGTGCGTCTGCTCGACCCCAGATATGTGCAGAGCGCCGAGCAGGAGGCGTTCTTGCAGCAGTACGAAGAGTTGATCCTGCAAAAAATCATTTGA
- a CDS encoding site-specific integrase, translating to MPGVVKKDQHIQIDLRTVGFGKERLDLRPTPANIKYAEDLRKEILAKIELGSFALADYFPDSPRVKNDAPSMTFGELFDEWLEVKGPELQHSTRDHYAQTLESYHFDALRQKRVNNFAYRDLKKLLGALPKNAKTFNNVASPFRMALEYGFRAKILKEALHDEIVSRKNPKPQPDPFKLDEAEHLLSKFKSDVARDYYEFAMFSGLRPSEQITLQWSRVDLRSGKVLVDQALTRGQVKGTKTGTAREVELTSRAMAVLERQRTRSQLQGQHVFLNEEGLPLTSTDSPLDSWWKPAMKLSGIRQRDARQTRHTFATVCLMAGITPAWAARQLGHSVEMFFRVYSRWIDGADKGAEHRKLDAYLSGATGSENGTKTGTEPSK from the coding sequence ATGCCCGGCGTAGTCAAGAAGGATCAGCACATCCAAATCGATCTGCGCACTGTAGGCTTCGGGAAGGAGCGACTTGATCTCCGGCCAACGCCTGCGAACATCAAGTACGCAGAGGATCTTCGCAAAGAAATACTCGCCAAAATCGAGCTCGGTTCGTTCGCTCTGGCTGACTACTTTCCGGACAGCCCGCGCGTGAAAAACGATGCGCCCAGCATGACCTTCGGCGAACTGTTCGATGAATGGCTCGAAGTAAAGGGCCCAGAGCTTCAGCACAGCACTCGCGACCACTACGCGCAGACACTCGAAAGCTACCACTTTGACGCTCTGCGCCAGAAGCGAGTGAACAACTTCGCGTATCGTGATCTGAAGAAACTGCTGGGCGCACTTCCCAAAAATGCAAAGACGTTCAACAACGTCGCCAGCCCTTTTCGAATGGCCTTGGAATATGGATTTCGGGCCAAGATTCTGAAGGAGGCCTTGCACGACGAAATCGTCTCACGCAAGAACCCGAAGCCTCAGCCGGATCCATTCAAACTCGACGAGGCAGAACACCTGCTGTCGAAGTTCAAGTCCGATGTGGCGCGCGACTACTACGAATTTGCGATGTTCTCAGGTCTGCGCCCATCAGAGCAAATCACACTGCAGTGGTCGAGAGTCGACTTGCGCTCAGGGAAGGTGCTGGTCGACCAAGCACTGACGCGCGGCCAGGTCAAAGGAACGAAGACGGGGACGGCGCGCGAGGTTGAGCTCACCAGCCGCGCGATGGCTGTTCTGGAGCGCCAACGCACGCGCTCTCAGTTGCAGGGCCAGCACGTCTTTCTCAATGAAGAGGGACTCCCCCTGACATCCACTGATTCGCCGCTTGATTCGTGGTGGAAACCGGCGATGAAGCTTTCGGGCATCCGGCAGCGCGACGCACGGCAAACCCGCCACACGTTCGCAACCGTGTGCCTGATGGCGGGCATCACACCGGCATGGGCCGCGCGTCAGTTAGGACATTCCGTCGAAATGTTTTTCCGGGTCTATTCCCGCTGGATCGATGGTGCCGACAAGGGCGCTGAGCACCGCAAGCTTGATGCTTATCTGAGCGGTGCGACTGGTTCCGAAAACGGGACAAAAACCGGGACAGAACCATCGAAATAG
- a CDS encoding response regulator — protein MRLLLVEDDTMIGEAVQDLLRAEHYAVDWARDANSADTALRTQSYDLVLLDLGLPGRDGLSALRDMRTRRDRTPVLIATARDAVAQRVEGLDAGADDYLLKPYDMDELLARIRALTRRAAGRAEPSYEHDGVTITPSTREAMVNGQPVILSAREWAVLESLLARPGVVLSRQQLEDKLYGWGDEVSSNAVEVYIHGLRKKLGAGLIINVRGVGYMVPKS, from the coding sequence ATGCGCCTGCTGCTCGTAGAAGACGACACCATGATCGGCGAAGCCGTGCAGGACCTGCTGCGCGCGGAGCACTACGCCGTCGACTGGGCACGCGATGCGAACTCCGCAGATACGGCGTTGCGCACGCAATCCTACGACTTGGTGCTGCTCGATCTGGGCTTGCCGGGGCGTGATGGCCTGTCCGCTTTGCGGGACATGCGCACGCGCCGCGACCGCACACCCGTGTTGATCGCTACCGCACGCGATGCGGTCGCGCAGCGCGTGGAAGGGCTGGACGCAGGTGCCGATGACTATCTGCTCAAACCCTATGACATGGACGAGTTGCTCGCGCGCATCCGCGCGCTCACGCGGCGTGCCGCAGGACGCGCAGAGCCGAGTTACGAGCATGACGGCGTCACGATCACTCCGTCCACGCGGGAGGCGATGGTCAATGGCCAACCGGTGATTCTGTCGGCACGCGAATGGGCCGTGCTGGAGTCATTGCTGGCGCGACCAGGCGTTGTGCTCTCGCGCCAGCAACTGGAGGACAAGCTCTACGGCTGGGGTGACGAGGTGAGCAGCAACGCGGTGGAGGTCTACATCCACGGCTTGCGAAAAAAGCTGGGTGCGGGCCTGATCATCAACGTACGCGGCGTTGGCTACATGGTGCCGAAATCATGA